The Flammeovirgaceae bacterium genome contains a region encoding:
- the ygiD gene encoding 4,5-DOPA dioxygenase extradiol → MATLNDLKKYTDKLYKENTTMPLLFIGHGSPMNGIEDNEFSRGWAAIGKEIPAPQAVLCISAHWYTKGTWVTAMEKPKTIHDFYGFPKALFDVQYPAPGSPELARHTANRVTKTTVGLDHEWGLDHGTWSVVRQMYPEATIPVFQLSIDSSKPPEYHYELAREISELRKKGVLIIGSGNMVHNLRIMNWNLPDAGFDWAIEANEKFKDFIQRNSHQPLLRYESLGKAAQLAIPTPDHYLPMIYILGLKDETDSISFFNDKTVMGSVSMTSFKVG, encoded by the coding sequence ATGGCCACACTAAACGATCTGAAAAAATATACTGACAAACTTTACAAAGAAAACACAACCATGCCCCTGCTGTTTATCGGTCATGGTTCACCGATGAACGGCATTGAAGACAATGAGTTCAGCCGGGGCTGGGCCGCTATCGGAAAAGAAATTCCTGCACCACAAGCCGTGCTCTGCATTTCGGCACACTGGTACACAAAGGGTACGTGGGTTACGGCTATGGAAAAACCAAAAACAATCCATGACTTTTATGGTTTTCCGAAAGCCCTGTTCGATGTTCAGTATCCTGCCCCGGGCAGTCCGGAACTGGCCAGGCATACCGCAAACCGGGTAACAAAAACAACCGTTGGGCTTGATCATGAATGGGGACTTGACCACGGCACCTGGTCGGTGGTGCGGCAGATGTACCCCGAAGCAACAATACCGGTATTCCAGTTGAGTATTGATTCCAGCAAACCACCGGAATATCATTACGAACTGGCTCGTGAAATAAGTGAACTCAGAAAAAAGGGTGTACTCATCATTGGTAGCGGCAACATGGTACATAACCTGCGCATCATGAACTGGAACCTGCCTGATGCGGGGTTCGACTGGGCCATTGAAGCCAATGAAAAATTTAAGGACTTCATTCAACGAAACAGCCATCAGCCGCTGCTCCGGTACGAGTCGCTGGGCAAGGCTGCCCAACTTGCTATTCCTACTCCCGATCATTATTTACCCATGATTTATATCCTTGGCCTGAAGGACGAAACGGATAGCATTTCCTTCTTTAACGATAAAACGGTTATGGGTTCCGTGTCGATGACCTCATTCAAGGTCGGATAA
- a CDS encoding HAD-IIIA family hydrolase, giving the protein MKQILERYTKDQVKKAAQVKAIFFDVDGVLTDGKIIYDDSGREIKEFNVKDGLIISHLKKAGIIAGAISGRESAAVSKRCAELNLDFCHQGILDKGSVCEKLMAHFKLKAKQVAFIGDDINDLPVFKKVGFPVCPADAMFYLHNRVALVTFAKGGKGVLREVADLVLAAKGQLKSLNIK; this is encoded by the coding sequence TTGAAACAGATTCTTGAGCGCTACACAAAAGACCAGGTAAAAAAGGCCGCGCAGGTTAAAGCAATTTTTTTTGATGTGGACGGTGTGCTTACCGATGGGAAAATCATTTACGATGACAGCGGCCGCGAAATCAAGGAATTCAATGTTAAAGATGGCCTTATCATCAGCCACCTGAAAAAAGCAGGCATTATTGCAGGGGCGATTTCGGGCAGGGAGAGTGCGGCTGTTTCTAAACGTTGTGCCGAATTAAATCTTGATTTCTGCCATCAGGGTATACTGGATAAAGGATCGGTCTGCGAAAAACTGATGGCGCATTTTAAACTCAAAGCAAAACAGGTTGCCTTTATTGGTGATGACATTAATGATCTGCCGGTTTTTAAGAAAGTAGGCTTTCCCGTTTGCCCGGCCGATGCCATGTTTTACCTTCATAACCGGGTCGCTTTGGTTACCTTTGCAAAAGGAGGCAAGGGTGTGCTGCGCGAAGTGGCTGATCTTGTACTGGCAGCCAAAGGTCAACTTAAAAGTTTGAACATAAAATGA
- the kdsA gene encoding 3-deoxy-8-phosphooctulonate synthase, which yields MEKFRSVVSVTDSISLGSDRLVLFAGPCVAESYDICMETGTQVKASCEKLGIDYVFKASFDKANRTSGGSYRGPSVDMGLEILAMVKKDLKVPIVTDVHESYQCAEVASVVDVLQIPAFLCRQTDLLKAAARTGKAVKIKKGQFMAPEDMKYAVDKVRSEGNDNVFLTERGASFGYHTLVVDMRSLPIMRQFTPVVFDVTHSVQQPGGKGGSSGGQREFAPFLARAAAAAGVDGFFIETHPNPEKALSDGPNMIPLSEMEEFLTVLKKFWDLNRSLTH from the coding sequence ATGGAAAAGTTCAGGTCAGTTGTTTCGGTGACCGATAGCATAAGTCTTGGTTCTGATCGGCTTGTGCTTTTTGCAGGCCCGTGCGTTGCAGAGAGTTACGACATCTGTATGGAGACCGGTACACAGGTGAAGGCAAGCTGCGAAAAGCTGGGAATTGATTATGTGTTCAAAGCTTCGTTTGACAAGGCCAACCGGACTTCCGGTGGTTCATACCGGGGTCCTTCGGTTGATATGGGACTGGAGATCCTTGCTATGGTAAAAAAAGATTTGAAGGTCCCTATTGTAACGGATGTTCACGAATCCTATCAGTGTGCCGAAGTTGCATCGGTAGTTGATGTGCTTCAGATACCGGCATTTCTATGCCGCCAAACCGATTTACTGAAAGCCGCAGCCCGTACCGGCAAAGCTGTGAAGATTAAAAAAGGCCAGTTTATGGCGCCTGAAGACATGAAGTATGCAGTGGATAAAGTTCGCAGCGAAGGCAATGATAACGTTTTTCTTACCGAACGTGGGGCGAGTTTTGGGTACCATACCCTGGTTGTTGATATGCGATCGTTGCCCATTATGCGGCAGTTTACCCCGGTAGTTTTTGATGTGACACACTCGGTGCAGCAACCCGGGGGCAAAGGCGGCTCTTCGGGCGGACAGCGCGAGTTTGCTCCCTTTCTTGCCCGCGCGGCAGCAGCAGCCGGAGTAGATGGATTTTTTATTGAAACACACCCTAATCCCGAAAAGGCCCTCAGCGATGGCCCTAATATGATTCCACTAAGCGAAATGGAAGAATTTTTGACCGTGTTGAAGAAGTTCTGGGATTTGAATAGGTCACTCACTCATTAG
- a CDS encoding SLC13 family permease: protein MAVVVLLIVALYREWFNPALTFFIAILAFLLAGVLTPQELLRGLSNQQIILIFLLILITAGIRSVFGGAWFANLFRSNQSPRNFLLKMTTFSASVSAFLNNTPIVAFLIPYVKDWADRTGTPASKLLIPLSYATILGGMITVIGTSTNLVLLGLISQYNLPLLSYRDFLFLGIIVTLVGIAYLYFIGYRLLPDHGSKLSAVRQNLKEYLVEAEVHPGSSLIGKSVKEAGLRNLKDLFLVEIIRHDEVISPVSPEEVLAAGDSLYFSGNTQSIYNLIRHDNGLRIAQDASVEQFNFVEAVIPASSTLIGMRIKDSDFRKKFNASIVAIHRDGKRISGRIGERQLMGGDFLLLLSGNHQHSGLHEKDLFFVSAPKKVESSRSTLRVGVGVGSAALLIAGITGLIPLFTSCLIILTAMILFKILNLEQITRNLDFSLLMVLVCSLAIGVALEKSGAANLVAAGLITVSKSLGSVGALTALFLVTTLVTALVTNPAAVSIMFPIAMELSGQLQVSSTPFFVAIAFAASGDFMTPIGYQTNLMVYGPGGYSFKDFTRVGTPLTVLYATICIVFITWYYHL from the coding sequence TTGGCCGTAGTGGTGCTGTTGATTGTGGCGCTGTACCGCGAATGGTTTAACCCGGCTCTTACCTTCTTCATTGCCATACTGGCATTTTTACTGGCCGGTGTTTTAACACCCCAGGAATTGCTTCGTGGACTAAGCAACCAGCAGATTATTTTGATATTTCTGCTTATTCTTATTACAGCCGGTATCCGATCGGTGTTTGGTGGTGCCTGGTTTGCAAACCTGTTCAGATCAAATCAAAGTCCGCGGAACTTTTTACTTAAGATGACGACCTTCTCGGCATCTGTTTCGGCATTCCTCAACAACACACCCATTGTTGCATTCCTGATTCCGTATGTTAAAGATTGGGCCGACCGTACCGGTACACCGGCTTCCAAGTTGCTGATTCCGTTATCGTATGCTACCATCCTTGGCGGGATGATTACCGTTATCGGTACATCAACCAACCTGGTATTACTCGGACTTATTTCGCAGTATAACCTGCCCTTGCTGTCGTACCGTGATTTTCTGTTCCTGGGCATTATCGTCACCCTTGTCGGGATAGCCTACCTGTATTTCATCGGTTACCGGCTCCTGCCTGATCACGGCAGTAAACTCAGTGCGGTCCGTCAAAATTTAAAAGAATACCTTGTTGAAGCAGAAGTACATCCGGGCTCCTCGCTGATTGGTAAATCGGTGAAGGAGGCCGGTTTGCGTAACCTGAAAGATCTTTTTCTGGTTGAGATCATCCGGCATGATGAAGTGATTTCACCGGTTTCGCCAGAAGAGGTGCTTGCGGCTGGCGACTCGCTTTATTTTTCCGGTAATACACAATCCATTTATAATCTTATCCGGCACGATAACGGTTTACGCATAGCCCAGGATGCCTCTGTTGAACAGTTCAATTTTGTAGAGGCCGTTATTCCGGCCAGTTCAACCCTGATCGGCATGCGAATTAAAGATTCCGATTTCCGGAAGAAGTTTAATGCTTCAATTGTTGCAATTCATCGCGATGGCAAGCGCATTTCGGGCCGGATAGGCGAGAGGCAATTGATGGGTGGTGATTTTCTGTTACTGCTATCGGGGAACCATCAGCACTCCGGTTTGCATGAGAAAGATTTGTTTTTTGTTTCGGCTCCAAAAAAAGTTGAGTCAAGTCGTTCCACACTACGCGTTGGAGTGGGTGTCGGAAGTGCCGCTTTATTGATAGCCGGTATTACCGGGCTTATTCCATTGTTTACCTCATGCCTGATTATTCTTACGGCTATGATACTGTTTAAAATTCTTAATCTCGAACAAATTACCCGCAACCTCGATTTTAGTTTGCTCATGGTATTGGTGTGTTCGCTGGCCATTGGTGTTGCTCTCGAAAAATCAGGAGCGGCAAATCTGGTTGCTGCGGGTTTAATTACTGTAAGCAAATCATTGGGTAGTGTGGGTGCGCTTACAGCATTGTTCCTTGTTACCACCCTGGTTACAGCGTTGGTTACCAATCCGGCAGCGGTATCCATTATGTTCCCTATAGCCATGGAGTTGTCAGGACAGTTGCAGGTATCATCCACACCTTTTTTTGTGGCTATTGCCTTTGCTGCATCAGGCGATTTTATGACGCCCATTGGCTACCAGACAAACCTGATGGTGTATGGCCCGGGGGGTTATTCGTTTAAGGATTTTACCCGGGTGGGAACTCCCTTAACTGTATTGTACGCCACCATCTGCATTGTCTTTATTACCTGGTACTACCACCTATAA
- the cysC gene encoding adenylyl-sulfate kinase — protein MNLHPISTRVTKPDREKLLNQRAKVIWFTGLSGSGKSTLAVRLEAQLHERGFKTYLLDGDTIRSGLNNDLAFDEAGRRENIRRIGEVCKLFMDAGVIVLSAFISPFKSDREKVRKIVGNENYIEVFVDAPLEVCEQRDVKGLYRKARAGEIKEFTGIDSPYEIPDNPDIVLQTHKLTVTDSLQQLERVILPKIRQSSI, from the coding sequence ATGAACCTCCATCCCATTTCAACACGGGTCACCAAACCGGATCGCGAAAAGTTGCTGAATCAGCGGGCAAAAGTGATTTGGTTTACAGGCCTTTCCGGTTCGGGCAAATCCACGCTGGCCGTTCGGCTGGAAGCTCAGTTACATGAACGGGGATTTAAAACCTACCTTCTTGATGGGGACACTATCCGTAGCGGATTAAATAACGACCTGGCCTTTGATGAAGCCGGCCGAAGAGAAAATATCCGCAGGATTGGCGAAGTGTGCAAGCTGTTTATGGATGCCGGAGTGATTGTGTTATCGGCATTTATCTCACCATTTAAATCCGACCGGGAGAAAGTCAGGAAGATTGTGGGTAACGAAAATTACATCGAAGTTTTTGTAGATGCTCCGCTGGAGGTGTGCGAACAGCGCGATGTAAAAGGGTTGTACCGCAAAGCAAGAGCCGGGGAGATAAAGGAATTTACGGGTATTGATTCACCTTATGAGATCCCGGACAACCCCGACATTGTTTTGCAAACCCACAAGCTTACAGTTACCGATTCGCTGCAACAGCTTGAGCGCGTCATCCTTCCGAAAATCCGTCAATCATCAATCTAA
- the cysD gene encoding sulfate adenylyltransferase subunit CysD, with protein MNQYYLSHLQELEAEAIFVIREVVAQFERPALLFSGGKDSIVLAYLSRKAFYPARIPFPLVHIDTGHNFPETMEYRDWLVKELGVQLVVGLVQESIDTGRVKEETGYYASRNALQTVTLLDTIEKYKFDAAMGGARRDEEKARAKERFFSHRDEFGQWDPKNQRPELWNLFNGRKNMGEHFRVFPISNWTEMDVWQYLFTENIPIPKLYYAHEREVIERDGVLLSTSPWLKLKPDEKPVIKRVRFRTCGDMPITGAVESEADTIEKIIAEVAASRKTERGTRADDKRGETAMEDRKRSGYF; from the coding sequence ATGAACCAGTACTACCTTAGTCACCTGCAGGAACTTGAAGCCGAAGCCATTTTTGTTATCCGTGAAGTAGTTGCCCAGTTTGAGCGGCCGGCTTTATTGTTTTCGGGAGGGAAGGATTCGATTGTGCTGGCATATTTATCGCGCAAAGCATTTTACCCGGCACGCATACCATTTCCGCTGGTGCACATTGATACCGGTCATAATTTTCCTGAAACCATGGAGTATAGGGATTGGCTGGTGAAAGAGTTGGGTGTGCAGTTGGTTGTCGGGTTGGTTCAGGAAAGTATCGATACGGGGCGTGTAAAAGAGGAGACAGGTTATTATGCAAGCCGGAATGCACTGCAAACCGTTACGCTGCTCGATACAATTGAAAAATACAAGTTTGATGCGGCCATGGGCGGGGCGCGCAGAGATGAAGAAAAGGCCCGTGCCAAGGAGCGTTTCTTTTCGCATCGCGATGAGTTTGGCCAGTGGGATCCGAAAAATCAGCGCCCGGAACTTTGGAATTTATTTAACGGAAGGAAAAATATGGGTGAACATTTCCGGGTATTTCCGATTTCGAACTGGACGGAGATGGATGTTTGGCAGTACCTGTTTACGGAGAACATACCGATTCCGAAGTTATACTATGCCCATGAACGTGAAGTGATTGAACGCGATGGCGTGCTGCTTTCCACATCACCCTGGCTGAAACTGAAGCCGGATGAAAAACCTGTGATAAAGCGTGTCCGGTTCCGCACCTGTGGCGATATGCCGATAACCGGGGCGGTGGAATCGGAGGCCGACACCATTGAAAAGATTATTGCCGAAGTGGCCGCTTCGCGTAAAACCGAACGGGGAACACGGGCGGATGATAAACGCGGTGAAACGGCTATGGAGGACAGGAAAAGGTCGGGATATTTTTAG
- a CDS encoding four helix bundle protein translates to MKSFRDLEIYRESKRLAIEVHKLSIQLPKFELYEEGSQIRRSSKAVTSAIVEGYGRRRYKSDYIKHLIYAQSECDETIIHLDFLLETESLNDQKLYKKLTEEYQVLSKKINKFIQWVENNME, encoded by the coding sequence ATGAAAAGCTTTAGAGATTTAGAAATTTATCGGGAGTCGAAGAGACTGGCTATTGAGGTACATAAACTTTCCATACAACTTCCAAAGTTTGAGTTATACGAAGAAGGGAGTCAAATAAGGAGGTCTTCAAAGGCTGTAACTTCAGCAATAGTCGAAGGATATGGAAGGAGACGATATAAGTCGGACTACATCAAGCATCTAATCTATGCTCAATCAGAGTGTGATGAAACAATCATTCATCTGGATTTTTTATTAGAAACCGAATCACTAAACGATCAGAAGTTATATAAAAAACTGACTGAGGAATACCAGGTTTTGAGTAAGAAGATAAATAAGTTTATTCAATGGGTTGAGAACAACATGGAATAG
- a CDS encoding GTP-binding protein produces MNQLLRFTTAGSVDDGKSTLIGRLLYDSKSIFEDQLEAVQASSSKKGFDYVDLSLLTDGLRSEREQGITIDVAYRYFATPKRKFIIADTPGHTQYTRNMVTGASTANLALILIDARKGLVEQTYRHSFIASLLKIPHIIVCVNKMDLVNYDETVFDKIVHDYKAFSSKLEVSDIQFVPISALHGDNVVNRSENMHWYQGATLLHMLETVHIESDYNHIDARFPVQQVIRPHTTEHQDFRGYAGRVAGGIFRIGDEVLILPSGFSSRVKSVQLGDQQLSEAFAPLSVVIALEDELDISRGDLICKPNNQPQLTQDVDLMLCWMNQRPVNLNSKFVVRHTTLETRGVLKEIQYKLDINTLQRMEGVEQLVMNDIARIKIRTAKAIACDSYRKNRITGSVILVDEGTNETVAAGMIV; encoded by the coding sequence ATGAACCAACTCCTCCGTTTCACTACAGCCGGCAGCGTTGACGATGGTAAAAGCACATTGATCGGTCGGCTGCTGTACGACAGTAAATCTATTTTTGAGGATCAACTCGAGGCCGTGCAGGCTTCCAGTTCGAAGAAAGGCTTTGATTATGTGGATCTTTCATTGCTTACAGACGGCCTGCGTTCCGAACGCGAACAGGGTATCACCATTGATGTGGCGTACCGCTATTTTGCTACCCCCAAACGAAAATTTATTATTGCCGATACACCCGGGCACACTCAGTACACCCGCAACATGGTAACAGGCGCCTCAACGGCTAACCTGGCCCTTATACTAATTGATGCCCGCAAAGGATTGGTAGAACAAACCTACCGCCATTCGTTTATAGCTTCATTACTGAAAATACCGCACATCATTGTATGTGTAAATAAAATGGATCTGGTGAATTACGATGAGACGGTATTTGACAAAATTGTTCACGACTATAAAGCATTTTCTTCCAAGCTGGAAGTTTCCGATATCCAGTTTGTGCCCATCAGTGCCCTGCATGGCGATAACGTGGTGAACCGGTCGGAGAATATGCATTGGTACCAGGGGGCTACGTTGCTGCACATGCTGGAGACTGTGCACATCGAAAGTGACTATAACCATATTGATGCCCGCTTTCCGGTCCAACAGGTTATCAGGCCGCACACAACCGAACATCAGGATTTCCGCGGCTATGCCGGCCGGGTGGCCGGAGGCATTTTCAGAATTGGCGATGAGGTATTGATTTTGCCTTCGGGCTTTTCGTCACGCGTCAAATCCGTTCAACTGGGTGATCAGCAGCTATCTGAAGCTTTTGCACCGTTGTCGGTGGTAATCGCTCTGGAGGATGAACTGGATATCAGCCGGGGTGATCTCATCTGTAAGCCCAACAATCAACCGCAACTTACGCAGGATGTTGACCTGATGCTGTGTTGGATGAACCAGCGCCCGGTAAATCTTAATTCAAAATTTGTTGTTCGGCACACCACACTGGAGACCAGAGGTGTATTGAAGGAAATTCAGTATAAACTGGATATTAATACCTTGCAGCGGATGGAAGGGGTTGAGCAATTGGTGATGAACGATATAGCCCGGATTAAGATTCGTACAGCAAAAGCTATTGCCTGCGACAGTTACCGGAAAAACCGTATTACGGGAAGTGTTATTTTAGTGGATGAGGGAACCAATGAAACGGTGGCTGCAGGGATGATTGTGTGA